A region from the Sphingomonas brevis genome encodes:
- a CDS encoding DUF3147 family protein, whose product MWYLLIKAALSGALIAIISEVAKRYPGFGGLIASLPLVSVLGMIWLWRDKPDAMNMATHAEATFWFVLPSLPMFLLIPAMLRNGLGFYVSLAVGCALTIALYSLMLWVGPRFGLRL is encoded by the coding sequence ATGTGGTATTTGCTAATCAAGGCCGCCCTCAGCGGCGCCCTCATCGCCATTATTTCGGAGGTGGCGAAGCGCTATCCCGGGTTCGGCGGGCTGATCGCCTCTCTGCCGCTGGTCAGTGTGCTGGGGATGATCTGGCTGTGGCGGGACAAGCCCGACGCGATGAACATGGCGACCCATGCCGAGGCGACCTTCTGGTTCGTGCTGCCGTCGCTGCCGATGTTCCTCCTGATCCCGGCGATGCTGAGGAACGGGCTGGGGTTCTATGTGAGCCTGGCCGTGGGCTGCGCGCTGACCATCGCGCTTTACTCTCTGATGCTGTGGGTCGGGCCTAGATTTGGGCTCAGGCTTTAG
- a CDS encoding DUF2059 domain-containing protein translates to MKIMLTSICIALASASVVAAPAAPQAAQVAPAVATPSAQSIDLARRFVALTFNADQYIELMHMGATQMVAALSASFGDEQGETEGAQRLVERYLTAAEPKLRAHMPQLTEAYAQVYARKFSADELQQMIAFAQSPAGKRYLSMSDTLDLDPVILKAHEELGTELNPIMDQVKRDICAEKAAQRIAAGDTNAKCPLSARDERAEG, encoded by the coding sequence ATGAAGATCATGCTCACCTCGATTTGCATTGCCCTTGCATCCGCATCCGTCGTGGCGGCACCCGCCGCGCCTCAGGCCGCTCAGGTTGCGCCAGCTGTAGCAACGCCCAGCGCGCAAAGCATCGACCTGGCCCGCCGCTTCGTCGCGCTGACCTTCAATGCCGACCAATATATCGAGCTGATGCATATGGGCGCGACGCAAATGGTCGCCGCGCTGTCGGCGAGCTTCGGCGACGAACAGGGCGAGACCGAAGGCGCACAGCGGCTGGTCGAGCGCTACCTCACCGCCGCCGAACCCAAGCTGCGGGCCCATATGCCGCAGCTGACCGAAGCCTATGCGCAGGTATACGCCCGCAAATTCTCGGCCGACGAGCTTCAGCAGATGATCGCCTTCGCCCAATCGCCGGCGGGCAAGCGTTACCTGTCCATGTCGGACACGCTCGACCTCGATCCCGTCATCCTCAAGGCGCATGAGGAGCTTGGCACGGAGCTCAATCCGATCATGGACCAAGTGAAAAGGGACATTTGCGCCGAAAAGGCCGCGCAGCGCATCGCCGCGGGCGACACGAACGCAAAATGCCCGCTCAGCGCCAGGGACGAGAGAGCGGAGGGATAA